A region of Osmerus eperlanus chromosome 9, fOsmEpe2.1, whole genome shotgun sequence DNA encodes the following proteins:
- the pacc1 gene encoding proton-activated chloride channel has product MLRKETSRSYQEFNDDEDDSPSPDYDQKDGGDQDTVEDSNGSALPEDDTRDGNSSIAFSKACLKNVFSVVLILIYLMLTTVAVFLAYQTITDFMKKLSQPVMSVTYKEVDSFAPPGIALYPGRAQLLSCKHHHHDHIPPLVAPGKPQEGDCVLQDVTYTGPYTNHTKQALVVRGPSDVRNRELIFLQFSLNETEEDFSAISYMLFATYSDLSRSVDKSEFMEDCERTYSMWTFSGGFRTWVKMSLVKTSGKRNESMEFRQESSVVKFNDKRPESEKTNQLFFVVFEWRDPFIQEVRDIVTANPWNTIAILCGVFMALFKATNFAKLSIQWIIKIRKRHRRNKNRELNPIS; this is encoded by the exons ATGCTAAGAAAGGAGACGTCCCGGTCTTATCAAGAG TTTAATGATGATGAGGACGATTCTCCAAGCCCAGACTATGACCAGAAAGATGGTGGGGATCAGGATACGGTGGAGGACTCCAACGGGAGCGCACTGCCAG AGGACGACACAAGAGATGGCAACTCGTCAATAGCGTTCAGTAAAGCGTGCCTAAAAAACGTATTTTCGGTCGTTCTGATCCTCATCTACCTGATGCTGACCACAGTGGCCGTGTTCCTGGCCTACCAAACCATCACTGACTTCATGAAGAAGCTCAGCCAGCCTGTCATGTCTGTCACTTACAAAGAGGTCGACTCGTTTGCCCCTCCAG GGATTGCTCTGTACCCAGGCAGAGCCCAGCTCCTGAGCTGTAAACACCACCACCATGATCACATCCCCCCTCTGGTGGCACCAGGGAAGCCCCAGGAAGGAGACTGTGTCCTGCAGGACGTCACATACACTGGCCCTTACACCAACCACACCAAG CAAGCTTTGGTGGTCCGCGGCCCCTCGGATGTACGCAACAGAGAACTGATCTTCCTGCAGTTCAGTCTGAATGAAACCGAAGAGGATTTTAGTGCCATCAGCTACATGCTGTTTGCTACATATAGTGACCTGTCCAGAAG TGTAGATAAGTCAGAGTTCATGGAGGACTGTGAGCGGACCTACTCCATGTGGACCTTCTCTGGGGGCTTCAGGACGTGGGTCAAGATGTCTCTGGTGAAAACCTCTGGGAAAAGAAATGAATCGATGGAATTTCGCCAAGAG TCCAGTGTGGTGAAGTTCAATGACAAAAGACCTGAGTCAGAGAAAACCAATCAGCTATTCTTTGTTGTGTTTGAATGGCGGGATCCATTCATACAGGAAGTCCGAGAT aTAGTGACGGCTAACCCTTGGAACACCATTGCCATTCTGTGTGGAGTGTTCATGGCCCTGTTTAAGGcaacaaactttgcaaaactcaGTATCCAGTGGATCATCAAGATTCGTAAGAGGCATCGGAGGAATAAAAACAGAGAACTAAACCCGATCAGCTGA
- the nenf gene encoding neudesin, with translation MGAVELCMLLLISSSVAEDIKFKYKKDSKPVRLFTDEDLRRHDGSEDGRPIYMAIKGAVFDVTKGKEFYGKGTPYNALVGKDSTRAVAKMSLQPADLTSDTTGLTADELKGLDSIFEGTYKTKYPIVGYTASRILNEDGSPKEDFRPEDQPHFKIKDEF, from the exons ATGGGAGCTGTGGAACTGTGCATGCTCTTATTAATCTCATCGAGTGTGGCGGAGGATATTAAATTTAAGTACAAGAAAGACTCTAAGCCAGTGCGATTGTTCACCGACGAAGATTTAAGAAGACACGATGGGAGTGAG GATGGGCGACCTATTTACATGGCAATCAAAGGAGCGGTGTTTGATGTAACCAAGGGAAAAG AGTTCTACGGCAAAGGCACGCCATATAACGCTTTGGTTGGAAAAGACTCTACTAGAGCAGTGGCCAAAATGTCGCTGCAACCGGCCGACTTGACCTCTGACACT ACTGGCCTCACCGCCGACGAGTTAAAGGGGCTGGACAGTATATTTGAGGGCACATACAAGACTAAGTATCCCATTGTAGGCTACACTGCCTCGCGCATTCTTAACGAGGACGGAAGTCCAAAGGAGGACTTCAGACCCGAGGACCAGCCACATTTTAAAATTAAAGATGAGTTTTAA